The following are encoded in a window of Amblyraja radiata isolate CabotCenter1 chromosome 7, sAmbRad1.1.pri, whole genome shotgun sequence genomic DNA:
- the cdk5r2 gene encoding cyclin-dependent kinase 5 activator 2, with the protein MGTVLSLSPEPKGKGVSVEGGPQGGKSAKEKSLKKHSVLISALTWKRLVAASAKKKNAKKVNPTPAVQVYASGNSDAVKQLNSENLKKSCPLLGQAPSGPEPYPGQQKPPSAPIPVPVPVAPTNLLKPTAKNLQPSQKQPSGGGLYSSPRRVVVQASTGELLRSLGDFLCRRCYRLKQMNANEPVLWFRNVDRSLLIQGWQDQGFITPANVVFVYLLCREVVDGEIATDFELQATFLTCLYLAYSYMGNEISYPLKPFLVETNKEVFWERSLAIIDRMSAKMLRINSDPHYFTEVFQDLKNESNIRDSKGQYIISLDR; encoded by the coding sequence ATGGGCACGGTGCTCTCGCTGTCTCCCGAGCCCAAGGGCAAGGGCGTCTCGGTAGAAGGTGGTCCACAGGGTGGCAAGAGCGCCAAGGAGAAGAGCCTGAAGAAGCACTCGGTCCTCATCTCCGCCCTCACCTGGAAGCGTCTTGTGGCCGCCTCCGCCAAGAAGAAGAACGCCAAGAAGGTCAACCCGACGCCGGCCGTTCAGGTGTACGCCTCCGGGAACAGCGATGCGGTGAAACAGCTCAACAGCGAGAACCTCAAGAAGTCCTGCCCACTCTTGGGTCAAGCCCCGAGCGGCCCCGAACCTTACCCGGGGCAACAGAAGCCCCCCAGCGCCCCCATCCCCGTCCCGGTCCCAGTGGCCCCGACCAACCTCCTCAAGCCCACGGCCAAGAACCTCCAGCCCTCCCAGAAGCAGCCTAGCGGCGGCGGTCTCTACTCCTcccctcgccgggtggtggtgcaggCGTCCACCGGGGAGCTCCTCCGCAGCCTGGGCGACTTCTTGTGCCGCCGGTGCTACCGCCTGAAGCAGATGAACGCCAACGAGCCGGTGCTGTGGTTCAGAAACGTGGATCGCTCGCTGCTCATCCAGGGCTGGCAAGACCAAGGCTTCATCACCCCGGCCAACGTGGTCTTCGTCTACCTCCTCTGCAGGGAGGTGGTGGACGGGGAGATCGCCACCGACTTCGAACTGCAAGCCACGTTCCTGACCTGTCTCTACCTCGCCTATTCCTACATGGGCAACGAAATATCTTACCCACTCAAGCCCTTTCTGGTGGAAACCAACAAGGAGGTCTTCTGGGAACGAAGTCTTGCCATCATCGACCGGATGAGTGCCAAAATGCTTAGGATAAACTCCGACCCACACTATTTCACCGAGGTCTTCCAAGATCTCAAGAACGAATCCAACATCAGAGACTCCAAGGGGCAGTATATAATAAGTCTGGACCGTTAG